In Hymenobacter gelipurpurascens, one DNA window encodes the following:
- the lepB gene encoding signal peptidase I: MKLFTRKRTTSAPPKTTFQEWRNSLIFAITAATFIRWSAVEAYTIPTPSMENSLLVGDYLFVSRLHYGPITPQTPLQIPLTHQKDPVFGLKTYSDLIQLPTYRFPGFSSIQRNDVVVFHVPHEQQRPADQRTHLIKRCVAIAGDMVAIRKGQVFVNGKPSTPAGKLQTNYFLEVETPNDEVRQALHDQGVVDYNQPDGIPQAFTNPETGKTGFSISCTEPVAAYLRRQPYVKELTLEDIQVPDYTLFPDAADFHVSQAVSAAPHHWQLDDYGPLPVPKKGQTIALTADNAAIYYKIIAQYEHNEGVTWKDGLIYQNGKLLTQYTIKQNYYFMMGDNRHNSEDSRFWGFVPEDHVVGKAVLVWLSVDPNADLLHKIRWSHMFRPFS, from the coding sequence ATGAAGCTATTTACCCGTAAGCGCACAACTTCGGCTCCGCCCAAAACTACCTTCCAGGAGTGGCGCAACTCCCTGATTTTCGCCATCACAGCTGCCACATTCATTCGGTGGTCGGCGGTAGAGGCCTACACCATCCCGACGCCCAGCATGGAAAACTCCCTGCTCGTCGGCGACTATCTGTTTGTGAGCCGGCTGCACTACGGCCCTATCACGCCCCAAACACCCCTGCAGATTCCGCTTACCCACCAGAAAGACCCGGTTTTTGGCCTCAAAACCTACTCCGATCTGATTCAGCTTCCCACTTACCGCTTCCCAGGGTTTAGCTCCATTCAGCGCAACGATGTGGTGGTGTTTCATGTGCCGCACGAGCAGCAGCGCCCCGCCGATCAGCGCACGCACCTCATCAAGCGCTGTGTGGCCATTGCCGGCGATATGGTGGCAATCCGGAAGGGGCAGGTGTTTGTGAATGGCAAGCCGAGCACACCGGCCGGCAAGCTCCAGACCAACTACTTCCTGGAAGTAGAAACGCCCAACGACGAAGTCCGCCAGGCCCTCCACGACCAGGGCGTGGTAGACTACAACCAGCCCGACGGCATCCCGCAGGCCTTCACCAACCCCGAAACGGGAAAAACGGGATTCAGCATCAGCTGCACCGAACCAGTGGCCGCTTACCTGCGCCGGCAGCCGTATGTTAAGGAGCTTACCCTGGAGGATATTCAGGTGCCGGACTACACCCTGTTTCCCGACGCCGCCGACTTCCACGTATCCCAGGCCGTCAGTGCCGCCCCGCACCACTGGCAGCTCGACGACTACGGTCCGCTCCCCGTCCCGAAAAAAGGCCAGACCATTGCGCTTACTGCTGACAACGCCGCTATCTACTACAAAATCATTGCGCAGTACGAGCACAACGAGGGCGTAACCTGGAAGGATGGCCTCATCTACCAAAACGGTAAGCTCCTGACCCAGTACACCATCAAGCAGAACTATTACTTCATGATGGGCGACAACCGTCACAACTCCGAAGACTCGCGCTTTTGGGGTTTCGTGCCCGAAGATCATGTGGTAGGCAAGGCCGTGCTGGTCTGGTTATCCGTTGATCCTAATGCCGACCTGCTCCACAAAATCCGCTGGAGCCATATGTTCCGCCCATTTAGTTGA
- a CDS encoding cation:proton antiporter produces the protein MPHYNLVMVVLGVAILGVAWLPSLLKKYPLSYPILFVGLGALIYWLPIGLPTPDPIEHANFFMHLTELCVTVALTGTGLKIDRKFSFLRWRTPLQLVMILMVITIAIFAVVAWRVAGLLPASALLLAATLAPTDPVLAGDVQVGNPGEGREDTVRFALTGEAGLNDGLAFPFVHLALALTVVALPFTERLLHWAWMDVLYRSGMGLLAGWLAGRALSFLIFDLPHRVRISPEAYGFVALAVTLTAYGVTELLHGYGFLAVFVAAVTLRSHERSHEYHTEMHEFTDQMERLLIVVILILFGGALVRGLLAPLTWGGVALGLFLVLVLRPLGGLLVLARSRASWPERLAISFFGIRGIGSFFYLAYATNERHFPDARELWATTGFTVLLSVVLHGTLATPVMNWVDRYHGRPTVIEEEEKALQEGENKPQIRAS, from the coding sequence ATGCCGCACTACAATCTAGTCATGGTCGTGCTGGGCGTCGCCATTTTGGGCGTTGCCTGGCTGCCCTCTCTGCTGAAAAAGTATCCGTTGTCGTACCCAATTTTGTTCGTAGGGTTGGGGGCCTTGATTTACTGGCTGCCCATCGGCTTGCCAACTCCCGACCCAATCGAGCATGCCAACTTCTTCATGCACCTCACAGAGCTCTGCGTGACGGTAGCTCTGACGGGTACCGGGCTTAAAATAGACCGCAAGTTTTCCTTCCTGCGCTGGCGCACCCCGTTGCAGCTGGTGATGATTCTGATGGTTATCACCATTGCCATTTTTGCCGTAGTGGCGTGGCGTGTGGCGGGCCTGCTGCCTGCTTCGGCGCTGCTGTTGGCTGCCACGCTGGCCCCCACTGACCCCGTACTGGCCGGCGACGTGCAGGTTGGCAACCCGGGGGAGGGTCGTGAAGATACCGTCCGGTTTGCCCTCACTGGTGAGGCGGGGTTGAATGATGGCCTGGCGTTTCCATTCGTGCATCTGGCCCTGGCCCTGACCGTTGTGGCCCTGCCTTTCACCGAGCGCCTTCTGCATTGGGCCTGGATGGATGTGCTCTACCGCTCGGGTATGGGCTTGCTGGCGGGTTGGCTGGCGGGGCGGGCACTGTCGTTTCTTATTTTCGACCTGCCCCACCGTGTCCGGATAAGCCCGGAGGCCTACGGATTCGTGGCGCTGGCCGTCACGCTCACGGCCTACGGTGTCACGGAGCTTCTGCACGGCTACGGCTTCCTGGCGGTGTTTGTGGCCGCCGTCACGCTGCGCAGCCACGAGCGCAGCCATGAGTACCACACCGAAATGCACGAATTTACGGACCAGATGGAGCGCCTGCTTATTGTCGTGATTCTGATTCTGTTTGGGGGCGCTCTTGTGCGTGGGCTGCTGGCACCACTCACGTGGGGCGGGGTGGCGCTAGGCCTGTTTCTGGTGCTGGTGTTGCGCCCGTTAGGCGGCTTGCTGGTGCTGGCACGCAGCCGCGCCAGCTGGCCCGAGCGGCTGGCTATTTCGTTTTTCGGCATTCGGGGCATTGGTTCCTTCTTCTACCTGGCCTACGCCACCAACGAGCGGCACTTTCCCGATGCCCGCGAGCTGTGGGCTACTACTGGCTTCACCGTACTGTTGTCAGTGGTGCTGCACGGTACGCTGGCCACGCCCGTCATGAACTGGGTAGACCGCTACCACGGTCGCCCGACGGTGATAGAAGAGGAGGAAAAAGCGTTGCAGGAGGGCGAAAACAAGCCGCAAATTCGGGCTTCCTGA